A single region of the Lycium barbarum isolate Lr01 chromosome 2, ASM1917538v2, whole genome shotgun sequence genome encodes:
- the LOC132629423 gene encoding LOW QUALITY PROTEIN: glucan endo-1,3-beta-glucosidase-like (The sequence of the model RefSeq protein was modified relative to this genomic sequence to represent the inferred CDS: deleted 1 base in 1 codon), translating to MALCYLFTKKGFAAAVLLLFGLLMSSDQITGAYSNIGVCYGKIANNLPSDQDVINLYKANGIRKMRIYSPVTNIFNALKGSSIEILLDVPNQDLEALANSSKANTWVQDNIKNYFPDVKFKYIAVGNEVDPGTNTGQYARFVGPAMGNIYNVLSAAGLQDKIKVSTATYSGLLANTYPPKDSNFREEFKGFINPIIEFLARNNLPILANLYPYFGHIYNTVDVPLSYALFNQQGTNSIGYQNLFDALLDSFYFAIEKARGPNVEIVVSESGWPAEGNPSATIENAQTYYRNLVNHVKSRAGTPKKPGRIIETYLFAMFDENQKEGAVTEQHFGLFYPNQTAKYDLKFMYSD from the exons ATGGCTTTGTGCTACTTGTTCACTAAAAAAGGCTTTGCTGCAGCTGTACTTCTACTTTTTGGGCTGTTGATGTCCAGCGACCAAATAACTg GGGCATATTCTAATATTGGAGTATGCTATGGAAAAATTGCCAACAATTTACCATCAGATCAAGATGTCATAAACCTATACAAGGCCAATGGGATCAGAAAGATGAGAATCTACTCTCCAGTTACAAACATCTTCAATGCTCTCAAAGGAAGTAGCATTGAGATCCTTCTTGATGTTCCAAATCAAGATCTTGAAGCACTAGCCAATTCCTCAAAAGCCAATACTTGGGTCCAAGACAACATAAAAAATTATTTCCCAGATGTTAAATTCAAATATATAGCCGTTGGAAATGAAGTTGATCCCGGTACAAATACCGGTCAATATGCACGATTTGTTGGTCCTGCCATGGGAAATATTTACAATGTGTTATCAGCAGCAGGATTGCAAGATAAGATCAAGGTCTCAACCGCGACATATTCGGGGCTCTTAGCGAACACCTACCCACCCAAAGATAGTAATTTTCGTGAAGAATTTAAGGGT TTTATTAATCCCATAATCGAATTCCTAGCACGAAATAACCTTCCAATCTTAGCCAATCTTTACCCTTATTTTGGCCATATTTATAACACGGTCGATGTCCCACTTTCTTATGCACTATTCAACCAACAAGGAACAAATTCAATAGGATATCAAAATCTTTTTGATGCCCTTTTGGATTCTTTTTATTTTGCTATAGAGAAAGCCCGAGGACCAAATGTGGAGATTGTTGTATCTGAGAGTGGTTGGCCTGCAGAAGGGAACCCTTCAGCAACTATAGAAAATGCTCAAACTTATTATAGGAATTTGGTTAATCATGTAAAATCAAGGGCAGGAACTCCAAAGAAACCTGGAAGGATCATAGAAACTTATTTGTTTGCAATGTTTGATGAAAATCAAAAGGAAGGAGCAGTCACAGAGCAACACTTTGGACTCTTCTATCCAAATCAGACTGCAAAATATGATCTCAAATTTATGTATAGCGATTAA